The nucleotide sequence TCTCTCTGGCTCGAACACCTCCGGCCGCTCCCATGAGTTGGGATCCCTCCCTATCGCCCATGCGTTCACATAGATCGTTGTCTTGGGAGGAACATCATATCCATCCAGCTTAACGTGCTCCATCGTCTCTCTCGGAACAAGCAGTGGAGCGGGAGGGTGCAGCCTCAGTGTCTCCTTCACAACGCACTTGAGGTACGCGAGCTGGTGGAGGTCACTCTCTTCTACCTTCCCTTTCCTCCCGGCGCAGCCTCTCACCTCATCTCGTGCCCGTCTCAGCTTCTCCGGGTGCCTCATGAGCTCCGTCATCGCCCACTCTACCCCCGACGCCGATGTGTCAGACCCGGCAACGAAGATGTCCTACAGAATCATCAAGAACTGAGCTAGCTTGGTGTATGACTGACTATATGTGATGCTGAAAGTACAGGTGATGCTGATGAGGGCGGCAAACGGCACCACGAGTACTCCTTTGATGTGAGCGTCTGTAATATTGTTGTCGTCCTTTTGGAGGCGGAGCAGAGCATCCAAGGTGTCTTCACCATCGTCGGATAGCCGCCTCCTTGGATCGAGATGGTCATCTATGAGTCGTCGGCAGAAAACATCGAGCTTAAGAAAGACATCTTGAAGCCTGGCTTGCGTTCCTCTGATCACGTCCACCCACCCGAGCATGGCGAAGTAGTCTGCTACGAAGAAGGTGGCAAAGATTGCTTGACTCTCTTTGGCGGTGCGGTGGAAACCGTCGTGGCAGCGATCGCCAAAGGCGGTCCTGCAAGTGATATTGGCAGTAAGAGAGAGCAGCTCCTCACTCAGGTTGATGACGACCGTGTTGGGAGCACGAGAACGGATCGATTCCATGGTTCTCTGGACCTCGTCCTCTCTCACGGGTCTAAAGGACGTGATCTTCTTGGTGGCGAAGAGCTCCGTCATGCAAATCTTCCGCAGATCCCTCCAATGGCTTCCGTACGGGGCGAAGGCCACGTCGGAGCCGCCGAAGGAGAGTTTCGCGGTGGAGATGGTGCGAGGCCGGCTGCAGCACTCGAGGTCGTGGGTTCTGAGGACTTGCTCGGCCGACCCCGCGGAAGAGACGACCACAGCGGGGACATGGCCAAGCTTCAAGCGCATGACAGGGCCGTGTTGCTTGGAGAGTTCCCACAGGGACTGGTGCAGGAGGCTGCGGCCCAACTGGTGGAGGTTGCCGATGATGGGGAGCGTGTTTGGCCCTGGTGGGAGCTTCCATGCTGCGGTACCTTTCCTCCTCCTACCTGAGAAGAGAAGTAAGGTTagcagagggaggaggagaaggagagagatgTGAAGAGCTGCCATTGTGGAGCACTACACTTCCACACGCGAGCAAGCAGCACAAACGCTTATTTGGGGTTTGATCCTGTGGTTGTGTAGAATGGAAGTGATTGATTGATTTGTGTGGGCTTCCGATGGTGAAGTAAGAGGCTATGGTATCGCACCGAAGACTTTCTAGCCAAAAGATGAGGTCACCACAAAGAAATATATCAAGGCCTACTCATATTCATGCTTCCGGAATTGACACGGTTCCGACTTTTCAACATCACAAAGCAAAGTCGAATTCGAATTGGCGACATCAGTTCGTTCGGGTTCAGGTTATCAATTCATAAGGATAAAAACATGATATATCGGATTACATGATAAAAATCAATATCGTTCACTATGATTCCtagaatatttatttaaaattttctcttgatttttcagaatttataacataagattgCCTTTAAATATCATTCactatttaatctcctatgattttttttgttatttactaaaaagagatttgtcaaaaacaacttataattttttattttttatgattaaaatattgatgcaaacttatcgttatttttaatatttgttatgatctaaaaattgatgtaatttatttttgtaccattgtattcctctttttgataataacaaaggaagagaaagaattgTTAGCTCAAGATGTAAAACTTTTAAACTTGCAcgttgcaaaag is from Musa acuminata AAA Group cultivar baxijiao chromosome BXJ1-6, Cavendish_Baxijiao_AAA, whole genome shotgun sequence and encodes:
- the LOC135675739 gene encoding cytochrome P450 71A1-like produces the protein MAALHISLLLLLPLLTLLLFSGRRRKGTAAWKLPPGPNTLPIIGNLHQLGRSLLHQSLWELSKQHGPVMRLKLGHVPAVVVSSAGSAEQVLRTHDLECCSRPRTISTAKLSFGGSDVAFAPYGSHWRDLRKICMTELFATKKITSFRPVREDEVQRTMESIRSRAPNTVVINLSEELLSLTANITCRTAFGDRCHDGFHRTAKESQAIFATFFVADYFAMLGWVDVIRGTQARLQDVFLKLDVFCRRLIDDHLDPRRRLSDDGEDTLDALLRLQKDDNNITDAHIKGVLVDIFVAGSDTSASGVEWAMTELMRHPEKLRRARDEVRGCAGRKGKVEESDLHQLAYLKCVVKETLRLHPPAPLLVPRETMEHVKLDGYDVPPKTTIYVNAWAIGRDPNSWERPEVFEPERFMRSSVDTNGQDFKFIPFGEGRRICPAKNVGMATMELALANLLYSFDWDLPDGMKKEDISMDEAPGIAVHRKFPLVLVATKYVGIEVKDKSDC